One Dysidea avara chromosome 7, odDysAvar1.4, whole genome shotgun sequence genomic region harbors:
- the LOC136260470 gene encoding cytochrome P450 4B1-like, with translation MMDLSYSLLIGLLVTILLLALVYPRVYLSTITRAIGVWITWYRDVKHLRSLPSPTPRHWLWGHALEIGPTLKTMLYIQENHKKYPKWCVYWIGPFIPFVFTADVEIMKIILQQPGESPRPPSYRFFYKWLGDGLFTSSGAKWRRHRKMLTPAFHFDILKQYIPVYNEVSHKLVEIWSGLADSGESVEITEYLHSYTLDVLLRCMYSSNSNCLEKEEVPYVMANNELAKLMIERVFTPHYAIDWIYFNTTAGRQFLHYCDVVHKFSEGVIVQRREELLKETQLSQPTRRYQDFLDILLSAKDENGEGLTDTEIRKEVDTFMLAGYETTATALGWALYCLAMYKEHQEMCRKEIREVLAGRDYITWEDLSKLSYTIPSSTILWKEIIR, from the exons ATGATGGACCTGAGTTATTCCCTTCTCATTGGCCTGCTCGTTACTATACTACTACTGGCGTTGGTGTATCCCAGGGTGTATCTCTCAACAATTACCCGTGCTATAGGTGTATGGATCACGTGGTACCGAGATGTCAAGCATCTTCGATCACTACCGTCGCCAACTCCAAGACACTGGCTTTGGGGACATGCATTAGAA ATTGGACCCACCCTTAAGACAATGTTGTATATTCAGGAAAATCATAAGAAATATCCTAAGTGGTGTGTGTACTGGATTGGACCATTTATTCCTTTTGTGTTTACTGCTGATGTGGAAATTATGAAGATCATTTTGCAACAACCAGGAG AGTCACCAAGGCCACCAAGTTATAGATTCTTTTACAAGTGGCTTG GTGATGGATTGTTTACTAGTAGTGGAGCAAAGTGGAGAAGACATCGTAAAATGCTCACTCCAGCTTTTCACTTTGACATACTCAAACAGTACATACCAGTATACAATGAAGTGTCCCACAAGTTGGTG GAGATATGGAGTGGATTAGCTGATAGTGGAGAGTCAGTGGAGATCACTGAATACCTACACTCATATACACTAGATGTATTGTTGAGGTGTATGTACTCCAGTAATAGTAACTGTCTGGAGAA GGAGGAAGTTCCGTATGTGATGGCAAACAATGAACTTGCTAAACTTATGATAGAAAGAGTTTT TACTCCTCATTATGCTATTGACTGGATATACTTCAACACCACTGCTGGTCGCCAGTTCCTCCACTATTGTGATGTTGTTCACAAATTCTCAGAAGGTGTGATAGTACAAAGAAGAGAAGAATTGTTGAAGGAGACACAATTATCACAACCAACTAGGAGATATCAGGATTTTCTTGATATTCTACTATCTGCAAAG GATGAAAATGGTGAGGGGTTGACAGACACAGAAATCAGAAAGGAAGTGGATACCTTTATGCTTGCAGGCTATGAAACCACAGCTACAG CACTAGGTTGGGCCCTGTACTGTCTGGCAATGTACAAGGAACACCAGGAAATGTGTAGGAAAGAGATCAGAGAGGTGTTAGCTGGTAGGGACTACATCACATG GGAAGACCTGTCAAAACTCTCCTATACTATACCCAGTAGCACCATTCTTTGGAAAGAAATTATCAGATGA
- the LOC136260471 gene encoding poly [ADP-ribose] polymerase tankyrase-2-like — protein MEWLLRNMPRHADVNHSNKKGYTPLLIACYYQKMELLKFLLDHDQVSVLAAVTSDGKTALHLAAMRDSVEIAELLINKEFPIDEDDENGETALHVAYKKGSYQVWKLLLEEGADSSKKNKDGKCPENLKHQDLRVPVEIVKRGEKAVERYLTALRKGKKKIPRCKLMIVGEAGVGKTNFLNLLTREKFVAKHEETNGVDIDLVSTSDISTETWKKSTIETNEEYRNIAAGLVADQLHNSVPPKSREKKKCIFC, from the exons ATGGAATGGTTGTTGAGGAATATGCCACGGCATGCTGATGTTAACCACTCTAATAAG AAAGGATATACTCCATTGCTAATAGCCTGTTATTACCAGAAGATGGAGCTACTTAAGTTTTTGCTAGATCATGATCAAGTCAGTGTACTAGCTGCAGTTACTTCT GATGGTAAAACTGCACTCCACTTAGCAGCTATGCGTGACTCAGTGGAGATTGCTGAATTACTAATTAACAAAGAGTTCCCCATAGATGAAGATGACGAG AATGGTGAGACTGCTCTCCATGTTGCCTATAAAAAAGGAAGTTATCAAGTGTGGAAGTTGCTGCTTGAGGAAGGTGCTGACTCAAGCAAGAAAAACAAG GATGGAAAATGTCCTGAAAACTTGAAACACCAAGATTTGAGAG TTCCTGTTGAGATTGTGAAGAGAGGAGAGAAAGCTGTTGAAAGATACCTTACAGCACTGAGGAAGGGCAAGAAAAAGATACCACGTTGCAAGTTGATGATTGTAGGAGAGGCTGGAGTAGGCAAAACCAACTTCCTGAATTTACTCACTAGAGAAAAATTTGTAGCAAAACATGAAGAGACTAACGGAGTTGATATTGACCTTGTCAGTACCAGTGACATTAGTACTGAGACATGGAAGAAGAGTACAATCGAGACAAATGAAGAGTATAGAAATATTGCTGCGGGTCTGGTAGCTGACCAACTGCACAATTCTGTACCACCAAAATCAAGGGAAAAAAAGAAATGCATCTTTTGTTGA